The genomic region ACGAAACAATATAAATACAAGTGCGGATATATGCCATATTGGTTTCTCcttttttcccactgggttttaaaggagttttcgaTGGCATATTATTGTAAGGTTTCACCTcaatttttcccacagggtttttggaggagttTTCAGTTTGCAATATACATATGACGAATTGATCAAGGGGGAGTGTTGAGAAATAAAAACATGTGATCAATTGTATGGGAGGGATGCCTCCCAGGAGGTGTCTGTTGGGGAAGAggtgtctccccaacacacccctTCACCATGTATATAAGTGGGTCTCCCACATTGCAATGGAACTAGTGGATCATTTGGACTCTTCATGTGTCTATTTTACTTTCACTCTATAACAGGAACGACACGAACTTGGCCCACCCCGTGACTAATTGACAGGGCCGGTCCTGAGGGGGGCgggaggggcggccgccccgggccctcGAGTACGAAGGGGCCCCCGATGGCTTGCTTTCCATATATACGTGATATTAGCCCATGTGTAGACAGATTCTAAAGAAACGGGAAAAAGGTAACAAATCACAATTTTCTCGGCTTGCCGTACGAGGCGCAATCTTCTGCTTCTACTCCGCTTCCCCACTTGGCAACTAATCCGCCCCAAGGTCTACTGCTCCCCCGCCCGTATCTTCTATTCGTGATTTTTCTGCTACTGTCCGTGATTAGTGGAAGTTCCTCTTTTCAGATTTCCTGTCGAAGAAGAAATTAACCCCGAGTACAGATTTTTCAGATTTCAATCAAACTCCTCTTCAACGCAGATCCCTCTTTTTCTGTAGTCTTTACAGGTCGTTCATTCGTTTTATGAAGATGAAGATCCATCCTTTTCGAAAAATGAAGATGAAGATCATCACCgtacatatctctttctcacactcCGATTTCTTCTGTTGTTTGGGATTAGAAGAGAGGAGCTCGGATTTTTGGTCGTGACTAATAAGAAGCAGCAAAATCTTGCAATTTTTAATCTTCTACCCTCCAGGTACCTTGTTCCGAGCCTTTGTTAGCAATTTTTTATTTTATTAACAGGGTTTTTAATTTATTGTTTCATTTGTATGTGTGGCAATTATCAAGATGTTATTTAGAATGTATCCATCTGGTAATGAGTAAATAAAATAAAGTTGCATATGAGTTGATTGATTTTCAGAAAGGAGATATTGACATTTTTAAACAACTGATGCAAGTacttctactagaaattctgaaaAATGCCTTTTGTTACTGTTGAAGAACAATCCAGTGAGAATAGGATGATAATACTAGAGTAGGCACAAACCTAATAAAAAAATATAATTGCCAATTGAGAAAAGCAACCAATTTTTCTGTGAATGCTTATGACCTTTATTTGTTGGATAGTCAACATGACAAGGCAACACAAATTATAGCGCATCGAGAATTTAGTTGCAAATTGAAATAGAGAAAAATGTGGCCTTATGGCCCCTTTAAGCCGTCTTGCCTCAGGCCCCCGAAATCTCAGGAACGGCCCTGCTAATTGAGCGTACGAACGGAGTTGACAAGAGATAGATAGATGGCCTCCAAGCCTGCAAGCACCTCCTGTCTAAATCAGCTCATTCCCGACGACCCCGTCCAAAGTGCCAACAAACGCCAGCCACATTGGCCGAAAGAAAAAAACCTTGTGCCAACAAATGCCTAACAAATGCATTTTTCGGAGAACAGGAGCCCTTTTCTGCAAAAGCAGCGCCCTTTCATGCTAGTAGTAATTTACCTTTCCCCTCCCCTGATCCCATCCCTCGCCCGGCCGCCCAGCTCACACTCCTGCGCCTCGAGCGCGACTCGCCTCAGCGCTCAGCTCAGATCGCCCCACTGATCCTCGGCGAAGGAGGTAATTAGCACCATCCCTGCCTGCGATTTCCGGTCTAAAACCGTTGATCTCCACTCCCTGTTAGCTCATGATGCTTcttcagtagcagtagcagtagtagtagtaggccACCGGCGCCTGGTCGGAGGTCAGCCTGCCAAACCTCCATGTCTTGTGTCAGTAGTTCTGTCTCTGTCTGTTCTTGATTTGGGCACGGATCACCTCGTACTTGTTTGGGCGGTAGGGTTTTTTTAGCCGGGCTGGGTTATTGGTGCTATTTACGGTTACTGGTGCTAAGATGTCGGCTGCTCCTTTGCCGAAATTGCTTGTGTGGCATTGCTGTATCTGTATGCCAGTATGCGCCTGAATCTCAACATTTGTAGCATGTGATGTTTAATCTGTCTGTGCACTACTGCCGTTCTTGCTGCCGCTTTTCGTGTGATTTTTGCGGTATGCGCTGCGTAAATCTCCGTTTACACGCTGTGGTGAAGCACCAAATTTGTGCCGGCTGTGCTTAATAGAGAGGTGAAGGAGATCAAATCGCGGACTGAACTTCGTTTCAAGTCTGAATTTGTGTTCCTAACCTTTTTGAGTGCTCTTCTTGCTTTCAGAGAAAATCCCTAACGGTTTCCTCGGACCACCAAAGCTTCCGATTTTGCGGCAGTTGGAGATATCTTTGGGCCAAAAGCTCTTCGGATAGTGAGTCTGAATTCCTTGACCTTCAGCCTCCTTTAGTCAGGGTTCATTTCTATCTTTGTATTGATCCTTTTGGCCTGAATTTGAAGTAGCTTGCCTTGCAATACAACATGATTAAATATGTTTACCACCATAGGATAAAGACTCCTCCTTATTTAAAGTCCAATTGTTTTAGCTAATTATTACTGTCACTGTCTCGTGTCCATTCTGCTTAGCTTCAGCTGCAATTTGCTGTCTTGGTTCACACAATATTTTGTCTTATACTTCAGCACTGAAGAAAATATTTCCTTGTGTGTGTTAATTGCAGTCTTGGGATACCTACAATGGCAGCAACATACCCTATGCCTGATCCACCGGTGCTGAACAACTATGCTATTACTCAAAGACTCGACAGCTCTGCTACCGAGACAGCCGGCAGGGACAAGTCCATAGGCTACCTGGACATCTTCGTCCACCAGGCGCGCGACATCCACAATGTTTGCATCTACCAGAAGCAGGACGTGTATGCAAAGCTGAGCCTCACAAGCGACCCACAGGTGTCGTGCTCGACCAAGGTGATCAATGGGGGCGGCCAGAACCCGGTGTTCGACGAGGGTCTACGGCTAGACGTGCGCAGCACGGAGGCGTCGCTGAGGTGCGAGGTGTGGATGCTGAGCAGGGTGAAGAACTACCTGGAGGACCAGCTTCTCGGCTTCACCCTCGTTCCTCTGTCAGACATCCTTCTGGCCGATGGAAATCTGGCCCAGGAGTTCTCCATGTCGTCCTCCGACCTGCTCCACTCACCGGCCGGGTTTGTGCACCTGTCCTTGTCTTATGTCGGCAGCTCCCCGGATGTCATCGAGATCTCATCGCTCAATAAGTCGGCGTCGGCGGTCACCGACAGTGGATATGGCAGCTTGGATCCTTGTGAGATTGAAAGGATGGAGTTCCCAGACTTGAACATGGTGAACGAGAATGAAATGATGGTCTCCAAGTATTTCGAGATGGACTGTGAGAGTGCAGTGAAGGCTGAGAACTGCAAGTTACCACAGCATGATGCAGATGAGCCTGGTCCTGAGGTCTCCAAAATCAATCCCAAGGAGTATCCTGACGAAAGCCCTGTGAGCTGTGTCTCGACCACGGGCTCCTCCCCGGAGCTCTCTGGCACGCTGCAATCGGTCTCTGAGCCGTCCGAGACCGCCGTCGCGGCGGCATCCTCCACCGGAAGCCAGAGGGAGAAGAGCCAGGGTGTCACTACGGATGGCGAGGCCGATTCTTCTGAGGCGCCATCCAAGGATGAGGTTGCCCAGCCTGCAGTGATCAGCGTGAACCTCCAGCCCAGGGAATCGGTTGTCCAGCAGGACATAGTTGACATGTACATGAAGAGCATGCAGCAGTTCACTGACTCCCTTGCGAAGATGAAGCTCCCGCTGGATGTCGAGAACGGTAGTCCCTCGGCTGATAACATCGACTCGAGTGCAACAGAGAAGCCGTTGCCATCGCCGTCGTCGAAGGGTCCTAGGGTCTTCTATGGAAGCAGAGCCTTCTTCTAAGTTACTGCTGCTAGCTAGGCTGGCTCATACATACTCTGCTTGCCTCACTAAGGAGGCTAGACTCTCACTGTAAACTTGTATTGCTAATGGTGTTATGCTTAGTTTAAAAAGATGGATATTTCATAATAATTCCAGAGCTGTAGATTCAGCTTGTGTAACATAGTATACTACTGCATGTAGTTAAAAAAGATGGATATTTCATAATAATTCCAGAGCTGTAGATTCAGCTTGTGTAAGTAACTTGATACTGCTTCTACATTTGAGTCGCTAGAGTTTTTAGTGCTAAATAAACGTGTGAAATTCGTTCACCTTGAGAAGGATTTACATTAGCTTACACATCAGAAAACTGCGTGTCATTTGCACAATATTCTCTTGAGTGGCACCAAGTATTAAGATCCACTATGTTAGATTTGCCACCAATTACAGGAGAAAGGTGGTAACTTGACCACTGCATAATCGCAAAGAAACAGGGCAGGGAAAAAATAGATGGCAAATATATGTCAGGAAGCACAGACATACCAAAAGTCTTGAATGGACAAGGTGGATTTCAAATGGTACAGAGATCCTCGAACCCAGTTTCGATGAGGAAGAGAAAAGATAAACCCAAAACACATTTACGGTCCAATGAAGTGCTGATCGACATAGAATTACAGAAGATGTAAAAAGTTTACATGATTCAAACCTCTCCCTCGAGGGGAGAATCCAGTGATTTCAGGGATCTAAAATCAACAATTCAAAAAACAGACCAACTtaaaaatcatcatcatcctcctcgGCCATGTGCTTTGCCAGCTCTTCCTCCTGCTGGAGCCTTTCTCGGCGCTTCTCAGCGCTCTCCTTCTCCTTGTGCGAATTCGGGGGGAACCTCATGGCCTTGACCGCTTCATTATGCATGTTGAGGCAGAAAGCAATTCTGGAGTTGAATGCAGCCTGGGGTTCATTTGTCGAGTAGACATCACCAGTTTCTTTCGACACCATCCAGCCATTTGCATGGTCTATggtggcatcaattgcaccatctcttatggcCTTGGCTACGATGCACTCCGCATCAGCAACAGGATTCTCAGTGTCTAGCCTTAGCTTCTTCGCAATATCAGCAAGAGAGATCCGCGAGTATGAAATGCTGATGTTGCGTAGTCCAGTTCGAATGACATTGTGGCGAAGCCTCACAATCAAATTGTGAGTCCTGTCTGCACTGAAGGTGCTCGCAAATTTGTCTGCAACAGCTCTGAACAGTTCCAAATCGCCAATCCTGACCGCCTAGACACCAATAATTCAAATGTTATGACTAGAGCTTTCCAGACAGTAACATGAGATTTAAAAGAAGACTGGAACTTACATTTGTAAGCTCAAAATATGGTGCCAAAGCTTCCTTCATTCCTTTCTGCATGAAAACAGTCCTCTCTGGGATCTCCCCAAGAAGCAGCCTTACTATGATAGCCCATTTATTGCACTGAATCCTAAAGCCACGAGCTGCAGCCGGTGCCTTCCTAGCAGCTTGCAGGAGGCTTTCTTTAGCATCAGTGTACTCCAACTGAATTGTTCTGATTTTCCCCAAGTAGAAGAGGTACCGGCAGAACTGTATTAAAACATGTTAACAGTTGCTTGAGTGTATCAATAAAATCAGTTAGGCTGCAGGAAGATCTCACACATCAATCATCCCAAAGCAACATTAAACCGTAAGGCATTTTTAAAAGAATAGCTAACAAATAAACTAGTTTCATAATATTTAAATGTACTGGTGTAATGCAACTGAAACATGATACAATCAATAAAGTGCAGATGATGATTGGAAGAGGCAGATGAATTACTTGCTGGTTGGAATGGGCTTCAAAACGTGGTGCCTTCGACCTAAGTTTCTCTGCCTGGTCATACAAGTTATAGTGGAGGTAATTGCGGAGAAGCAGGTTGAGCAGGGTTTCCTGTTATCATGAAAAAA from Triticum aestivum cultivar Chinese Spring chromosome 4A, IWGSC CS RefSeq v2.1, whole genome shotgun sequence harbors:
- the LOC123084969 gene encoding probable 26S proteasome non-ATPase regulatory subunit 3, producing the protein MDVQMGEPQAAPPPAAAAAAPAPAPSTIQHLKEIAAVIEAGSVTKEVRRISRAVRLTVALRRRLAARDVSAFLAFALPANSDAYARLTPLLPKEDEAEMDIDAAAPATQISIKHGLPEIEIYCSLLVLIFLIDQKKYDEAKACATGSIARLKNLNRRTVDVLASRLYFYYSYVYELTNTLAEIRGNLLGLHRMATLHHDELGQETLLNLLLRNYLHYNLYDQAEKLRSKAPRFEAHSNQQFCRYLFYLGKIRTIQLEYTDAKESLLQAARKAPAAARGFRIQCNKWAIIVRLLLGEIPERTVFMQKGMKEALAPYFELTNAVRIGDLELFRAVADKFASTFSADRTHNLIVRLRHNVIRTGLRNISISYSRISLADIAKKLRLDTENPVADAECIVAKAIRDGAIDATIDHANGWMVSKETGDVYSTNEPQAAFNSRIAFCLNMHNEAVKAMRFPPNSHKEKESAEKRRERLQQEEELAKHMAEEDDDDF
- the LOC123084970 gene encoding uncharacterized protein, with product MAATYPMPDPPVLNNYAITQRLDSSATETAGRDKSIGYLDIFVHQARDIHNVCIYQKQDVYAKLSLTSDPQVSCSTKVINGGGQNPVFDEGLRLDVRSTEASLRCEVWMLSRVKNYLEDQLLGFTLVPLSDILLADGNLAQEFSMSSSDLLHSPAGFVHLSLSYVGSSPDVIEISSLNKSASAVTDSGYGSLDPCEIERMEFPDLNMVNENEMMVSKYFEMDCESAVKAENCKLPQHDADEPGPEVSKINPKEYPDESPVSCVSTTGSSPELSGTLQSVSEPSETAVAAASSTGSQREKSQGVTTDGEADSSEAPSKDEVAQPAVISVNLQPRESVVQQDIVDMYMKSMQQFTDSLAKMKLPLDVENGSPSADNIDSSATEKPLPSPSSKGPRVFYGSRAFF